The Triticum aestivum cultivar Chinese Spring chromosome 3A, IWGSC CS RefSeq v2.1, whole genome shotgun sequence genome includes a region encoding these proteins:
- the LOC123060132 gene encoding piriformospora indica-insensitive protein 2 isoform X2: MGRARGGRLLPVLAALFVALLLISGCAAEGEDEEGSPVVAAEEPEAPMEDKQKAALYAAIGSFVGKAWNGSGLFPDPCGQTPIQGVSCDLFNGVWYPTVVSIGPVLDNSLQCAPDARFSPQLFDLRRLKSLTFYACFPAANPTTIPAASWDKLSGTLETLEFRSNPGLSGAIPASLGRLASLRSLVLVDNNLTGAVPSELGGLAKLRRLVLSGNGLSGPVPATLGGLKGLLKMDLSNNRLDGRIPPELAGLESLTLLDLRNNSLTGGLPDFVLAMPALQDLLLSSNPLLGGTLMQRGWEKMASLATLDLSNVGLAGAIPESMAAMPRLRFLALDHNRLSGTVPAKLAALPSIGAMYLNGNNLTGALEFSARFYQRMGSRFASWDNPGLCTAETAGGAPTGVAVCKDAQEPPRVGVRDGMDAGGGKPEASSSFPASSSSFGLSGHKVAGLWCLVMVMVL, from the exons ATGGGTCGTGCTCGCGGCGGAAGGCTGCTCCCTGTCCTCGCCGCGCTGTTCGTGGCGCTGCTCCTCATCTCCGGCTGCGCGGCGGAAGGGGAGGACGAGGAGGGCtcgccggtggtggcggcggaggagccggaggcgCCGATGGAGGACAAGCAGAAGGCGGCCCTGTACGCTGCCATCGGGAGCTTCGTCGGCAAGGCGTGGAACGGCTCCGGCCTCTTCCCCGACCCCTGCGGCCAGACTCCCATCCAG GGGGTGTCATGTGACCTCTTCAATGGCGTGTGGTACCCAACGGTGGTCAGCATCGGTCCGGTGCTCGACAACTCGCTGCAGTGCGCCCCGGACGCAAGGTTCAGCCCCCAGCTGTTCGACCTCCGGCGCCTCAAGAGCCTCACCTTCTACGCCTGCTTCCCGGCGGCCAACCCCACGACGATCCCGGCCGCTAGCTGGGACAAGCTCTCCGGCACCCTCGAGACGCTCGAGTTCCGCTCGAACCCGGGCCTGTCCGGCGCCATCCCGGCGTCCCTCGGCCGCCTGGCCAGCCTGCGGTCCCTGGTCCTCGTCGACAACAACCTCACCGGCGCCGTGCCGTCGGAGCTCGGCGGGCTGGCGAAGCTGCGGCGGCTCGTGCTGTCCGGGAACGGGCTGTCGGGCCCGGTGCCGGCGACGCTCG GTGGGCTCAAGGGGCTGCTCAAGATGGACCTCAGCAACAACCGCCTCGACGGCCGCATCCCGCCGGAGCTCGCGGGGCTCGAGAGCCTCACGCTGCTCGACCTCCGGAACAACAGCCTCACCGGCGGGCTCCCCGATTTCGTGCTGGCCATGCCGGCCCTGCAGGACCTGCTGCTCTCCAGCAACCCGCTGCTGGGAGGCACCCTGATGCAGCGCGGCTGGGAGAAGATGGCGAGCCTGGCGACGCTGGACCTGTCCAACGTCGGCCTCGCCGGCGCCATCCCGGAGTCCATGGCGGCGATGCCCAGGCTGCGGTTCCTGGCGCTGGACCACAACCGGCTCTCCGGCACCGTGCCGGCCAAGCTGGCCGCGCTGCCGAGCATCGGCGCCATGTACCTCAACGGCAACAACCTGACGGGGGCGCTGGAGTTCTCGGCCCGGTTCTACCAGAGGATGGGCAGCAGGTTCGCCTCCTGGGACAACCCTGGATTGTGCACGGCGGAGACGGCCGGCGGCGCGCCGACCGGCGTGGCCGTGTGCAAGGACGCGCAGGAACCGCCTCGCGTCGGCGTGAGGGACGGGATGGATGCGGGTGGGGGGAAGCCTGAGGCGAGCTCGAGCTTCCCGGCGTCCTCGTCGTCGTTTGGCCTCTCGGGTCACAAGGTCGCCGGCCTCTGGTgcttggtgatggtgatggtgttgTAG
- the LOC123060132 gene encoding piriformospora indica-insensitive protein 2 isoform X1 gives MGRARGGRLLPVLAALFVALLLISGCAAEGEDEEGSPVVAAEEPEAPMEDKQKAALYAAIGSFVGKAWNGSGLFPDPCGQTPIQGVSCDLFNGVWYPTVVSIGPVLDNSLQCAPDARFSPQLFDLRRLKSLTFYACFPAANPTTIPAASWDKLSGTLETLEFRSNPGLSGAIPASLGRLASLRSLVLVDNNLTGAVPSELGGLAKLRRLVLSGNGLSGPVPATLGNNNPQLRRLDNEQLLIVDMSKNSLTGSLPPSLGGLKGLLKMDLSNNRLDGRIPPELAGLESLTLLDLRNNSLTGGLPDFVLAMPALQDLLLSSNPLLGGTLMQRGWEKMASLATLDLSNVGLAGAIPESMAAMPRLRFLALDHNRLSGTVPAKLAALPSIGAMYLNGNNLTGALEFSARFYQRMGSRFASWDNPGLCTAETAGGAPTGVAVCKDAQEPPRVGVRDGMDAGGGKPEASSSFPASSSSFGLSGHKVAGLWCLVMVMVL, from the exons ATGGGTCGTGCTCGCGGCGGAAGGCTGCTCCCTGTCCTCGCCGCGCTGTTCGTGGCGCTGCTCCTCATCTCCGGCTGCGCGGCGGAAGGGGAGGACGAGGAGGGCtcgccggtggtggcggcggaggagccggaggcgCCGATGGAGGACAAGCAGAAGGCGGCCCTGTACGCTGCCATCGGGAGCTTCGTCGGCAAGGCGTGGAACGGCTCCGGCCTCTTCCCCGACCCCTGCGGCCAGACTCCCATCCAG GGGGTGTCATGTGACCTCTTCAATGGCGTGTGGTACCCAACGGTGGTCAGCATCGGTCCGGTGCTCGACAACTCGCTGCAGTGCGCCCCGGACGCAAGGTTCAGCCCCCAGCTGTTCGACCTCCGGCGCCTCAAGAGCCTCACCTTCTACGCCTGCTTCCCGGCGGCCAACCCCACGACGATCCCGGCCGCTAGCTGGGACAAGCTCTCCGGCACCCTCGAGACGCTCGAGTTCCGCTCGAACCCGGGCCTGTCCGGCGCCATCCCGGCGTCCCTCGGCCGCCTGGCCAGCCTGCGGTCCCTGGTCCTCGTCGACAACAACCTCACCGGCGCCGTGCCGTCGGAGCTCGGCGGGCTGGCGAAGCTGCGGCGGCTCGTGCTGTCCGGGAACGGGCTGTCGGGCCCGGTGCCGGCGACGCTCGGTAACAACAACCCCCAACTACGCCGCCTCGACAACGAGCAGCTGCTGATCGTGGACATGAGCAAGAACTCTCTAACCGGGTCTCTGCCTCCGTCGCTAGGTGGGCTCAAGGGGCTGCTCAAGATGGACCTCAGCAACAACCGCCTCGACGGCCGCATCCCGCCGGAGCTCGCGGGGCTCGAGAGCCTCACGCTGCTCGACCTCCGGAACAACAGCCTCACCGGCGGGCTCCCCGATTTCGTGCTGGCCATGCCGGCCCTGCAGGACCTGCTGCTCTCCAGCAACCCGCTGCTGGGAGGCACCCTGATGCAGCGCGGCTGGGAGAAGATGGCGAGCCTGGCGACGCTGGACCTGTCCAACGTCGGCCTCGCCGGCGCCATCCCGGAGTCCATGGCGGCGATGCCCAGGCTGCGGTTCCTGGCGCTGGACCACAACCGGCTCTCCGGCACCGTGCCGGCCAAGCTGGCCGCGCTGCCGAGCATCGGCGCCATGTACCTCAACGGCAACAACCTGACGGGGGCGCTGGAGTTCTCGGCCCGGTTCTACCAGAGGATGGGCAGCAGGTTCGCCTCCTGGGACAACCCTGGATTGTGCACGGCGGAGACGGCCGGCGGCGCGCCGACCGGCGTGGCCGTGTGCAAGGACGCGCAGGAACCGCCTCGCGTCGGCGTGAGGGACGGGATGGATGCGGGTGGGGGGAAGCCTGAGGCGAGCTCGAGCTTCCCGGCGTCCTCGTCGTCGTTTGGCCTCTCGGGTCACAAGGTCGCCGGCCTCTGGTgcttggtgatggtgatggtgttgTAG